Proteins from a single region of Hermetia illucens chromosome 3, iHerIll2.2.curated.20191125, whole genome shotgun sequence:
- the LOC119650901 gene encoding degenerin del-1-like: MTSLIILLVSHTGNYKPCISTDVRGWFEKTAFFRVFFTIRDDYFRPDIAIREEQCACMPECDRLEYGEEFSPLDLVNDNSMEGGLVVDIYYQHGTMIKYRTEAVYEWLDLLVAFGGIGGLLMGASILSGVELIYYFTIGVFVYLRDQVGRMKTSEVKLLSGRSP, translated from the exons ATGACGTCCTTAATAATCTTGCTTGTTTCTCATACAGGAAATTATAAGCCATGCATTTCTACGGATGTACGTGGTTGGTTTGAAAAGACTG CATTTTTCCGTGTGTTTTTCACTATTCGCGATGACTACTTCAGACCTGATATTGCAATTCGCGAAGAGCAGTGTGCCTGTATGCCAGAATGTGACAGGTTGGAGTATGGTGAGGAATTCTCTCCACTGGATTTGGTTAA TGATAATTCGATGGAAGGAGGACTAGTCGTGGATATTTACTATCAACATGGAACTATGATCAAATATAGAACTGAAGCTGTCTATGAATGGCTGGATCTTTTAG TGGCTTTTGGTGGTATCGGAGGACTGCTTATGGGGGCGTCAATCCTCAGTGGAGTTGAGCTGATCTATTACTTCACCATCGGGGTTTTTGTATATTTAAGAGACCAAGTTGGAAGAATGAAAACTTCTGAAGTAAAACTATTGTCGGGACGTTCTCCATGA